Proteins encoded together in one Microcebus murinus isolate Inina chromosome 18, M.murinus_Inina_mat1.0, whole genome shotgun sequence window:
- the KIF19 gene encoding kinesin-like protein KIF19, protein MAGHRAATQMLCPSQDSQYFREVLEVTVASRRALGSGMVEKVALRVRPISVAELEEGATLIAHKVDEQMVVLMDPMEDPDDILRAHRSREKSYLFDVAFDFTATQEMVYQATTKSLIEGVISGYNATVFAYGPTGCGKTYTMLGTDHEPGIYVRTLNDLFRAIEETSNDMEYEVSMSYLEIYNEMIRDLLNPSLGYLELREDAKGVIQVAGITEVSTINAKEIMQLLMKGNRQRTQEPTAANQTSSRSHAVLQVAVRQRSRVKNILQEVRQGRLFMIDLAGSERASQTQNRGQRMKEGAHINRSLLALGNCINALSDKGSNKYINYRDSKLTRLLKDSLGGNSRTVMIAHISPASSAFEESRNTLTYAGRAKNIKTRVKQNLLSVSYHIAQYTSIIADLRGEIQRLKCKIEEQAGRGQARGRLARGDIRHIQAEVQMHSGQGEQAEMGQLREQLISAFQEQMDVRRRLLELENHSMEVQIDTSRHLLTIAGWEHEKSRRALKWREEQRKESYTKDDSEKDSDTCDDQPDILEPPEVAAARESIAALAGEQKNLRGQKLALEQRCRELRTRGRRLEETLPRRIGSEEQREVLSLLCRVHELEVENTELQSHALLRDGALRHRREAVRRLEQHRSLCDEIIQGQRQVIEDYNLAVPRHLEELYEVYLRELEEGSLERATIMDRVASRALQDSSLPKITPAGTTLTPDSDPESVKTLGSDAQHPQNSTLPTLSTESEAHRMFKASSRAWQMKSSSVPTPPPIQIGSLVSQEAPALDSLGSRINSSPDSSENLSEIPLSHKERTEILTGTKCISVKAARRRSRALAPEGRHLLVPTTERSSLSLHSLSEAEDGQPPGQLACKRPPSPTLQHAASEDNLSSSTGEAPPLAAGHRGGQKKSLGKKREESLEAKRRKRRSRSFEVTGQGLSHPKTHLQGPRPAGSISDHRMHPAPSTRRLGKVTLPLAKVKLPPSQNAGSGNPSPLAVPLNPVGISRRATRGPRLLHGASTHGKDGRFRHN, encoded by the exons ATGGTGGTTCTCATGGACCCAATGGAGGACCCTGACGACATCCTGCGGGCACACCGCTCCCGGGAAAAGTCCTACCTGTTTGATGTGGCCTTTGACTTCACTGCCACCCAG GAGATGGTGTATCAGGCCACCACCAAGAGCCTCATCGAAGGTGTCATCTCGGGCTACAATGCTACTGTCTTTGCCTATGGCCCCACAG GCTGCGGGAAAACCTACACCATGCTGGGCACAGACCACGAGCCCGGCATCTACGTTCGGACCCTCAATGACCTCTTCCGGGCCATTGAGGAGACCAGCAATGACATGGAGTATGAGGTGTCCATGTCCTACCTGGAG ATCTACAACGAGATGATCCGGGACCTGCTGAACCCCTCCCTGGGGTACCTGGAGCTGAGGGAGGACGCCAAAGGGGTGATCCAGGTGGCCGGAATCACCGAGGTCTCCACCATCAATGCCAAAGAG aTCATGCAGCTGCTGATGAAGGGAAACCGGCAGAGGACCCAGGAGCCCACGGCCGCCAACCAGACGTCCTCCCGCTCCCACGCCGTGCTGCAGGTGGCCGTGCGCCAGCGCAGCCGGGTCAAGAACATCTTGCAGGAGGTGCGGCAGGGCCGCCTGTTCATGATAGACCTGGCCGGCTCCGAGCGCGCCTCCCAG ACACAGAACCGTGGGCAGCGCATGAAGGAGGGCGCCCACATCAACCGCTCCCTGCTGGCCCTGGGCAACTGCATCAATGCACTCAGCGACAAGGGCAGCAACAAGTACATCAACTACCGAGACAGCAAGCTCACCCGGCTCCTGAAG GACTCCCTGGGGGGGAACAGCCGCACCGTGATGATCGCCCACATCAGTCCTGCGAGCAGCGCCTTCGAGGAGTCGCGGAACACCCTGACCTACGCCGGCCGGGCCAAGAACATTAAGACCAGG GTGAAGCAGAACCTGCTCAGCGTCTCCTACCACATCGCCCAGTACACCAGCATCATCGCTGACCTGCGGGGCGAGATCCAGCGGCTCAAGTGCAAGATCGAGGAGCAGGCTGGGCGGGGCCAGGCCCGGGGCCGGCTGGCTCGGGGTGACATCCGCCACATCCAAG CCGAGGTCCAGATGCACAGCGGGCAGGGCGAGCAGGCCGAGATGGGCCAGCTTCGGGAGCAGCTCATCAGCGCCTTCCAGGAGCAGATGGACGTGCGGCGGCGCCTGCTGGAGCTGGAGAACCACTCCATGGAGGTCCAGATCGACACCTCCCGGCACCTGCTCACCATCGCCGG CTGGGAGCACGAGAAGTCCCGCCGGGCCCTCAAATGGCGGGAGGAGCAGCGGAAGGAATCCTACACCAAGGACGATAGCGAGAAGGACTCTGACACCTGCGATGACCAGCCGGACATCCTGGAGCCACCCGAGGTGGCGGCAGCCCGGGAGAGCATCGCGGCCCTGGCGGGCGAGCAGAAGAACTTGCGCGGGCAGAAG CTGGCGCTGGAGCAGCGGTGCCGCGAGCTGCGCACGCGGGGCCGGCGCCTGGAGGAGACGCTGCCGCGGCGCATCGGCTCGGAGGAGCAGCGCGAGGTGCTCAGCCTGCTGTGCCGCGTGCACGAGCTCGAGGTGGAGAACACCGAGTTGCAGTCGCACGCGCTGCTCCGCGACGGCGCGCTCCGCCACCGCCGGGAGGCCGTGCGCCGCCTGGAGCAGCACCGCAGCCTCTGCGACGAGATCATCCAGGGCCAGCGGCAGGTCATCGAAG ACTACAACCTGGCCGTCCCGCGACACCTGGAGGAGCTCTACGAAGTGTACCTGCGGGAGCTGGAGGAGGGCAGCCTGGAGCGGGCCACCATCATGGACCGCGTGGCCTCCAGGGCCCTGCAG gaCAGCTCTTTGCCCAAAATTACCCCAGCAGGAACCACACTGACCCCAGATTCTGACCCGGAGAGCGTGAAGACGCTGGGTTCTGACGCTCAGCACCCACAGAACagcaccctccccaccctcagcACGGAGAG TGAAGCCCACCGCATGTTCAAGGCCAGTTCCAGAGCCTGGCAGATGAAGAGCTCCTCTGTGCCCACCCCGCCTCCCATCCAGATTGGCAGCCTGGTGAGCCAAGAG GCCCCCGCTCTGGACAGCCTGGGCAGCCGGATCAACTCTTCCCCCGACAGCAGCGAGAACCTGTCGGAGATCCCCTTGTCCCACAAAG AGAGGACCGAGATCCTGACCGGCACCAAGTGCATCTCAGTGAAGGCCGCCCGGAGGCGCTCGCGGGCCCTGGCCCCTGAGGGGCGCCACCTGCTGGTGCCCACGACAGAGCGCAGCAGCCTGTCCCTGCACTCGCTGAGCGAGGCTGAAGATGGGCAGCCACCAGGCCAGCTGGCCTGCAAGCGGCCGCCCAGCCCCACGCTGCAGCACGCTGCCAGCGAGGATAACCTGTCCAGCAGCACGGGCGAGGCCCCACCCCTGGCGGCTGGGCATCGGGGTGGCCAGAAGAAAAGCCTTGGCAAGAAAAGGGAGGAGTCGCTGGAGGCGAAGAGGAGGAAGCGGAGGTCCCGGTCTTTCGAGGTCACAGGGCAAGGG CTCTCCCACCCCAAGACACACCTCCAGGGGCCCCGTCCTGCTGGGAGCATCTCAGACCACAGGATGCACCCAGCCCCCAGCACCCGGCGCCTGGGAAAGGTCACGCTGCCTTTGGCCAAAGTCAAACTCCCTCCAAGCCAGAACGCAG GCTCTGGGAACCCCTCGCCCCTTGCTGTTCCCCTCAACCCAGTTGGCATTTCCCGACGGGCTACTCGTGGGCCCCGCCTGCTCCACGGCGCTAGCACCCATGGCAAAGACGGACGCTTCCGGCATAACTGA
- the BTBD17 gene encoding BTB/POZ domain-containing protein 17, producing MLRVGYSKPGSWGSFWAMLTLVGLATRAAQRADVGGEAAGTSINHSQVLLQRLQELLRQGNASDVVLRVQAAGTDEVRVFHAHRLLLGLHSELFRGLLSNQSEVVLQEPRDCAAVFDKFIRYLYCGELTVLLAQAIPLHRLATKYGVASLQRGVADYMRAHLAGGAGPAVGWYHYAVSTGDEALRESCLQFLAWNLSAVAASAEWGAVSPELLAQLLQRSDLVLQDELELFHALEAWLGRARPPPAVAERALRAIRYPMIPPAQLFQLQARSTALARHGPAVADLLLQAYQFHAASPLHYAKFFDVNGSAFLPRNYLAPAWGAPWVINNPARDDRSTSFQTQLGPSGHDAGRRVTWNVLFSPRWLPVSLRPVYADAAGTALPAARPEDGRPRLVVTPASSGADAAGVSFQKTVLVGARQQGRLLVRHAYSFHQSSEEAGDFLVHADLQRRNSEYLVENALHLHLIVKPVYHTLIRTPK from the exons ATGCTTAGAGTAGGCTACTCCAAGCCCGGGTCCTGGGGCAGCTTCTGGGCCATGCTGACCTTGGTGGGCCTGGCCACTCGTGCAG CCCAGAGAGCCGATGTCGGCGGGGAGGCAGCGGGCACCTCCATCAAccactcccaggtgctgctgcaaCGCTTGCAGGAGCTGCTGCGTCAGGGCAATGCCAGCGACGTGGTCCTGCGGGTGCAGGCTGCGGGCACCGACGAGGTCCGGGTCTTCCACGCCCACCgcctgctgctgggactgcacaGTGAGCTGTTCAGGGGGCTGCTGAGTAACCAGAGCGAGGTGGTGCTGCAGGAGCCCCGGGACTGTGCCGCCGTCTTCGACAAGTTCatcag GTACCTGTACTGCGGGGAGCTGACCgtgctgctggcccaggccaTCCCCCTGCACAGGCTGGCCACCAAGTACGGTGTGGCCTCCCTGCAGCGAGGCGTGGCCGACTACATGCGCGCGCACCTGGCGGGCGGCGCGGGCCCGGCCGTGGGCTGGTACCACTACGCCGTGAGCACTGGGGACGAGGCCCTGCGCGAGAGCTGCCTGCAGTTCCTGGCCTGGAACCTGTCAGCCGTGGCGGCCAGCGCCGAGTGGGGCGCCGTGAGCCCCGAGCTGCTGGCGCAGCTGCTGCAGCGCTCGGACCTGGTGCTGCAGGACGAGCTGGAGCTGTTCCACGCGCTGGAGGCCTGGCTGGGCCGCGCGCGGCCGCCCCCCGCCGTGGCCGAGCGCGCGCTGCGCGCCATCCGCTACCCGATGATCCCGCCAGCCCAGCTGTTCCAGCTGCAGGCGCGCTCCACTGCCCTGGCGCGCCACGGCCCCGCGGTGGCCGACCTGCTGCTGCAGGCCTACCAGTTCCACGCCGCCTCGCCGCTGCACTACGCCAAGTTCTTCGACGTGAACGGCAGCGCCTTCCTGCCCCGCAACTACCTCGCGCCCGCCTGGGGCGCCCCGTGGGTCATCAACAACCCAGCCCGCGACGACCGCAGCACCAGCTTCCAGACGCAGCTGGGCCCGAGCGGCCACGACGCGGGCCGCCGGGTCACGTGGAACGTGCTCTTCTCgccgcgctggctgcccgtcagCCTGCGGCCCGTCTACGCGGACGCTGCTGGCACTGCGCTGCCCGCCGCGCGCCCTGAAGACGGCCGGCCTCGGCTCGTGGTCACACCGGCCAGCAGCGGCGCCGACGCGGCGGGCGTGAGCTTCCAGAAGACCGTGCTCGTGGGCGCGCGCCAGCAGGGCCGCTTGCTCGTCCGCCACGCCTACAGCTTCCACCAGAGCAGCGAGGAGGCCGGCGACTTCTTGGTGCACGCCGACCTGCAGCGGCGCAACTCCGAGTACCTGGTGGAGAACGCACTGCACCTGCACCTCATCGTCAAGCCCGTCTACCACACCCTCATCCGGACCCCCAAGTAG